In a single window of the Hippocampus zosterae strain Florida chromosome 6, ASM2543408v3, whole genome shotgun sequence genome:
- the si:ch73-138n13.1 gene encoding plectin isoform X3, with protein sequence MAAQVKVQSGEVGRTMTGGRPHLSPLTDSSNTSPSITQSHIITPEPKKPVPAPKPRLTPKPFAVEKRNTIKPILAPKPQTKPRPESTNNTGYTQEFPNSSEPEQSVAIVKPSPVSTNSSRPTSTSFRTSIKVNNGKTTNPAAHLFKPAPPFDSADTNKKMPPLPAERQTPKNQMTPMQGRASIARAKSLGFLNLDEKEEQNNSVTVVPPQPQPRSSRPRPVSAVFLNNPETPVPAPRSASGKPLPSDLTSKFESIGLSLHRKTTKANEKESTPKETALPQKTQQEKFSALGQKTSTDVKQSTPDNPGNDNSEKIRVQETEDQRGVSIKSRINLLLDSASASETVASGQKSDILAPELTVPESEPQVGVKQLIRQLTEDVTSNPIMKPALKPRQLATDLTKKFSSERFSDFGHVSPGETAECHEISKDPQRRMEAVNSSGKMAVEFQDDLKISSMTEIPDTEHVSSATNNESVEMQTVRASLFDNIVETASVTIGADLLRNPSLPGGNNKDEVTLVTAIYKDCVSPRPLRVNHTRDTVQAVGESRAVSESIPSAQWEDKALTLRSRRSEGNRATIETTGLIQGEPASTMAMEQQSRYLRIGSLQKWPTTDVAQEPDLENVTLKQSQRGIDMDLNKDKDRQREADHEEIAAAPKRMKTLQTAEKPNPKATYFALTGQIQESDPGSYIIESAVPYDDIGSGQEISPDTVAAIKRNLSLDATLGKNSQEKYEDVMRTSHISARQVVSAPYAPTADKMTDVVKTEQTKEDVRQNAKMKVIDIDKRRQMEMERQAILQFSQMKEREMQREFERRKAFEREKQKQTELQNQNPQELEYENMKEMEKQRQLPFTKERANQQEQEMQRRQEVERQRGLERQRELEKQRQEEMHRQKEQEKERQQKLQRQRAQELAKHQALMRQKAQEIELELMKMREQEKEQHREFESHQEQMRLKEQEKERQEELRRQKEQQKELERQRELERQHELMRLREQERERHRQLERQKELMRLKEQEEERRREVKRDQERTRLREQEEERLKEQMRLREQEMESLREQEKQHREQEIERRREVEIQHSQMKLREQEKEKQQDQVRLREQELERRRELKRQQERLRQREQELEKQELKQQQEDVRLREEEMERLHKPEKQPREQDMERQQELEHQQEKVRLREQEMERRRELKRQQERLRLRQQEMERQQQLEREQEQLRQREKETERQELARQQEKVRLKEEEMERRREFERRQEQVRHRELERERLQALEPQQEQVRQEKERQRGFQKQQELDQEMQREWERQRQREEERQTELDKETLLLEMQRNKRIEELERVKEKEERKLFDQKQKEKENKISLFELEKQWSRGKAEKTTLMSVEQEMLRKKGIDREREQLRQLERDHEEETEREHLKELDRLRDLQREKQLHAEKQNQRLIQQASQNERLGWEAEREKMEKAEAEKMRQIARLQEAERQRLKDKQKKEEQEIIRLDQSPLRPKVVDVDSLLRTATSQHVDPARRWKEPSSRAEVPYKPSILDVDSFKSQSQSLSNQDIPTVSGIQEVDSNFGSILRPTPERDITWKMPPQNSHDSASPVWTRSPHDPRQLQPTDTSHSKPLHEPRKHTTKVSPERPLVRQDEHSLAPQNHWRRRQGELRDWDPFFQREATTGVPRGAPVDQVWLPRQLKSRGNKEEVWHRRRSQGSQEPNRMRSRSMSRRSVPSGTVLEKSVSRLRSRSAHREPDHNSREQQKQGVSDEDERKDYETPVGENDSQYGTWETGLRTDDSLTPATPCSESNLSPTSRNTTPSQPQDEHGSCDGLDPLSKYENEPLMFPDVPSTLLDTGVLRSRVQLGKKRAPRTRPSRAARQNTPQDGSGGATSEDWLYRDSTEEKVERKMDEVDSEEQARGADAAATFDSQPQRIALFPGVDSQALKVQLKKRSDSDNQTDAPSPSLVSRSPKSPFLSRTARVLPPAGGKENGEEESPQWLKELKSKKRLSQYENEC encoded by the exons ATGGCTGCACAGGTGAAGGTACAAAGTGGGGAGGTTGGGAGGACAATGACAGGAGGAAGACCTCACTTGAGTCCCCTGACTGACTCAAGCAACACAAGCCCGTCAATCACGCAGTCGCATATCATCACTCCTGAACCCAAAAAACCTGTCCCAGCCCCCAAACCACGGCTGACTCCAAAACCATTTGCTGTGGAGAAAAGAAACACTATCAAGCCTATACTTGCACCAAAGCCGCAAACCAAACCCAGACCAGAATCTACTAACAACACTGGATACACACAAGAGTTTCCCAACAGTTCAGAACCAGAGCAATCAGTTGCCATTGTTAAGCCAAGCCCTGTTTCAACTAATTCCAGTCGTCCTACCTCAACCTCATTTAGAACATCCATTAAGGTGAATAATGGGAAAACAACCAATCCTGCTGCCCATCTGTTTAAACCAGCCCCTCCTTTTGACTCTGCggacaccaacaaaaaaatgcctccATTACCAGCAGAAAGGCAGACACCTAAGAACCAGATGACACCCATGCAGGGCAGAGCATCCATTGCTAGAGCCAAGTCATTGGGCTTTCTTAATCTggatgaaaaagaagaacaaaataattctGTGACCGTTGTCCCACCCCAACCTCAACCCCGGAGTTCCAGGCCCAGGCCCGTATCAGCTGTTTTTCTCAACAATCCAGAGACACCAGTTCCTGCTCCACGCTCGGCTAGTGGAAAACCTCTTCCATCTGATCTTACATCCAAGTTTGAGTCTATTGGTCTGTCATTGCACCGTAAAACGACCAAAGCCAATGAGAAGGAAAGCACTCCAAAAGAAACAGCACTTCCACAAAAGACACAACAGGAGAAATTCAGTGCCTTGGGACAGAAGACTAGTACAGACGTTAAACAATCAACCCCAGACAACCCGGGGAATGACAATTCGGAAAAAATACGTGTACAGGAGACTGAGGATCAGCGAGGGGTTAGCATCAAGTCACGAATTAATCTCCTCCTTGATTCCGCCTCTGCGTCTGAGACGGTGGCTTCTGGCCAAAAATCGGATATTCTCGCTCCGGAGTTGACAGTCCCTGAAAGTGAGCCGCAAGTCGGGGTTAAACAGCTCATCAGGCAGCTAACAGAGGATGTAACTTCAAATCCCATCATGAAACCTGCGCTGAAGCCTCGCCAGCTGGCCACTGATCTCACTAAAAA GTTTTCTTCCGAGAGGTTCTCTGACTTTGGCCATGTTTCACCCGGTGAGACTGCAGAATGTCATGAGATCAGCAAAGATCCGCAAAGAAGG ATGGAAGCGGTCAACTCCAGTGGCAAGATGGCTGTGGAGTTCCAAGATGACCTCAAAATTAGCTCAATGACAGAAATTCCCGATACAGAACACGTATCAAGTGCTACCAACAATGAAAGTGTTGAAATGCAGACAGTGCGAGCATCCTTATTTGATAATATAGTGGAGACTGCTAGCGTGACCATTGGCGCTGATTTACTCAGGAATCCATCTTTGCCAGGAGGAAACAATAAGGATGAAGTAACACTTGTGACTGCCATTTATAAAGATTGTGTATCTCCACGTCCTCTGAGAGTAAACCACACCAGGGACACAGTGCAAGCAGTGGGAGAGAGCAGAGCTGTGAGTGAGAGCATTCCATCTGCTCAGTGGGAAGATAAAGCTTTGACCTTACGCTCCAGACGTTCAGAAGGAAACAGAGCGACGATAGAGACAACGGGTTTAATACAAGGAGAACCAGCTTCAACAATGGCAATGGAGCAACAGTCTCGATACTTGCGAATAGGATCCTTACAGAAATGGCCAACGACGGATGTAGCTCAAGAGCCCGATTTGGAGAATGTTACGCTAAAGCAATCACAAAGGGGAATAGACATGGATTTGAATAAGGACAAGGACAGACAGAGAGAAGCAGATCATGAGGAAATAGCTGCAGCTCCTAAACGCATGAAAACACTGCAGACAGCTGAAAAGCCAAACCCCAAGGCAACCTATTTTGCTTTGACCGGACAAATACAGGAGTCGGATCCGGGATCATACATTATAGAGTCAGCAGTGCCTTATGATGATATAGGTTCTGGACAGGAAATCTCTCCAGATACAGTAGCTGCTATTAAGAGGAATCTGTCATTAGATGCAACTTTGGGAAAAAATTCTCaagagaaatatgaggacgTAATGAGGACGAGCCACATTTCAGCCAGACAGGTGGTATCTGCACCGTATGCGCCAACAGCAGATAAAATGACAGATGTAGTGAAAACGGAGCAAACAAAGGAGGATGTAAGGCAAAATGCCAAAATGAAAGTTATTGATATTGACAAACGGAgacaaatggaaatggaaagacAAGCCATTTTACAGTTTTCACAGATGAAGGAAAGGGAGATGCAAAGAGAATTTGAAAGACGTAAGGCATTTGAAAGggagaaacaaaaacagacagagCTTCAAAACCAGAATCCCCAAGAACTAGAGTATGAAAATATGAAAGAAATGGAAAAGCAAAGGCAGTTGCCGTTCACAAAAGAAAGGGCAAATCAGCAAGAACAGGAGATGCAGAGGAGGCAGGAAGTGGAGAGGCAAAGAGGgctagagagacagagagagttaGAAAAGCAGAGACAGGAAGAAATGCATAGGCAAAAGgaacaagaaaaggaaagacaacaaaaactgcaaaggCAGCGAGCGCAGGAACTGGCGAAGCACCAAGCACTGATGAGGCAAAAGGCGCAGGAAATTGAGCTGGAACTGATGAAGATGAGGGAGCAAGAAAAAGAGCAACACAGAGAATTTGAGAGCCACCAAGAGCAGATGAGGCTGAAGGAACAGGAAAAGGAAAGACAGGAAGAATTGAGGAGACAAAAGGAGCAGCAGAAAGAACTAGAGAGGCAACGTGAGTTGGAGAGACAGCATGAACTGATGAGATTGAGGGAGCAGGAAAGGGAGAGACATCGACAATTAGAGAGACAGAAAGAGCTGATGAGGCTGAAAGAGCAGGAAGAGGAGCGACGGCGAGAAGTTAAAAGAGATCAGGAACGGACGAGGCTGAGGGAGCAGGAAGAGGAGAGGTTGAAAGAACAGATGAGACTGAGAGAGCAGGAAATGGAGAGCCTGCGAGAACAGGAGAAGCAGCATAGGGAGCAAGAAATTGAGAGACGGCGAGAAGTTGAAATCCAGCACTCACAGATGAAGCTGAGAGAGCAAGAAAAAGAGAAACAGCAAGATCAGGTGAG GCTGAGGGAGCAGGAACTGGAGAGACGGCGAGAACTTAAGAGGCAGCAAGAACGACTGAGACAAAGGGAGCAAGAATTAGAAAAACAAGAACTTAAACAACAGCAAGAAGACGTGAGACtgagggaggaggaaatggagaGACTGCATAAACCTGAGAAGCAGCCTAGGGAGCAAGATATGGAAAGACAGCAAGAACTTGAACATCAGCAAGAAAAGGTGAGGCTGAGGGAGCAGGAAATGGAGAGACGACGAGAACTTAAGAGGCAGCAAGAACGATTGCGGCTGAGGCAGCAAGAGATGGAGAGACAACAACAACTTGAGAGGGAACAAGAACAATTGAGGCAGAGGGAGAAAGAAACGGAGAGACAAGAACTTGCACGACAGCAGGAAAAAGTGAGGTtgaaggaggaggaaatggagaGACGGCGAGAGTTTGAGCGGCGTCAAGAACAAGTGAGGCATAGAGAACTAGAAAGGGAGCGACTGCAAGCACTTGAGCCGCAGCAAGAACAGGTCAGACAGGAAAAAGAGCGACAGCGGGGATTTCAAAAGCAGCAAGAACTGGATCAAGAGATGCAGCGTGAatgggaaagacaaagacagagagaggaagagagacagacagagctGGACAAGGAGACACTTCTTTTGGAAATGCAAAGGAATAAGAGAATAGAGGAACTGGAGAGAGTTAAagagaaagaagagagaaagcTCTTTGACCAAAAAcagaaggagaaagaaaataagATATCTCTTTTTGAGCTTGAAAAGCAGTGGTCCAGAGGCAAGGCTGAAAAAACGACATTAATGTCAGTAGAACAAGAAATGCTAAGAAAGAAAGGGATTGATAGAGAAAGGGAACAACTAAGACAACTGGAGCGGGATcacgaggaagagactgagagaGAACATTTGAAAGAGCTGGACAGACTGAGAGACTTGCAAAGGGAAAAACAACTCCACGCCGAGAAACAGAACCAAAGGTTAATACAACAGGCCTCACAGAATGAAAGGCTTGGAtgggaggcagagagagagaaaatggagaAGGCTGAGGCAGAGAAAATGCGACAGATTGCCAGACTTCAAGAAGCAGAGCGACAAAGACTAAaggacaaacaaaagaaagaggaaCAGGAGATAATAAGGCTCGATCAATCGCCTTTGAGGCCCAAAGTGGTGGATGTAGATTCTTTGCTCAGAACTGCCACCTCTCAACACGTCGATCCTGCACGAAGATGGAAGGAGCCCTCTTCCAGAGCTGAAGTGCCCTACAAGCCTTCCATTCTTGATGTGGACTCTTTCAAGTCTCAATCTCAGTCATTATCAAATCAAGATATCCCGACTGTTTCCGGTATTCAAGAAGTGGACTCCAACTTTGGGAGTATATTGCGGCCTACACCTGAAAGAGATATTACATGGAAGATGCCGCCACAGAATTCGCATGATTCAGCAAGTCCAGTTTGGACAAGATCTCCCCATGACCCACGTCAGCTACAGCCAACTGACACGTCTCACAGTAAACCTCTTCATGAGCCAAGAAAACACACGACCAAAGTCAGCCCTGAACGACCGCTTGTTAGGCAGGACGAACATTCCCTGGCCCCACAGAACCATTGGCGCCGCAGGCAAGGTGAGCTGCGTGATTGGGACCCTTTTTTCCAAAGAGAGGCAACAACTGGCGTTCCCAGGGGCGCTCCTGTTGATCAGGTCTGGTTGCCGAGACAACTAAAATCCCGAGGCAACAAGGAAGAGGTCTGGCACCGAAGGAGATCCCAAGGATCCCAG GAGCCGAACAGGATGCGTTCTCGCAGTATGTCACGTCGATCAGTTCCATCTGGTACTGTTCTTGAGAAAAGTGTTTCTAGACTACGAAGTCGTAGTGCCCACAGAGAACCGGACCACAACAGCCGG GAGCAACAGAAGCAAGGTGTCAGTGATGAGGATGAGAGAAAGGACTATGAAACTCCAGTGGGTGAGAACGATAGTCAGTATGGGACTTGGGAGACAGGACTACGCACTGATGATAG TCTAACTCCTGCCACTCCCTGCTCAGAAAGCAATTTGAGCCCTACGTCAAGAAACACAACTCCTTCACAACCACAAGACGAACACGGCAGCTGCGATGGCCTGGATCCACTATCTAAATATGAGAACGAGCCGCTCATGTTCCCTGAT GTGCCAAGCACTCTTTTAGACACTGGTGTCCTTCGGTCCAGAGTCCAACTTGGAAAGAAGCGTGCTCCCAGGACACGGCCCTCCAGAGCTGCCCGTCAAAACACTCCTCAAgatgggagtgggggggctACCTCTGAGGACTGGCTCTACAGAGACTCCACAG AGGAGAAGGTTGAGCGTAAGATGGATGAAGTCGATTCTGAGGAGCAGGCCAGAGGAGCAGACGCCGCTGCTACTTTTGATTCTCAGCCACAAAGGATTGCCTTGTTCCCTGGGGTGGACTCTCAAGCTTTAAAG GTCCAATTGAAGAAGAGAAGCGACTCTGACAATCAAACTGATGCACCCTCTCCTTCCCTTGTTTCACGCTCCCCCAAATCGCCCTTCCTGTCTCGGACCGCTCGTGTCCTTCCGCCAGCTGGCGGGAAAGAAAATGG TGAGGAGGAATCACCCCAGTGGTTGAAAGAGCTCAAATCGAAGAAGCGCTTGAGTCAATATGAGAACGAGTGCTAA